The nucleotide window TCTGCCTGCTCCGCATTTAGCGGCGAGATTTTGTGCTAAAGAGGCTGTTTTTAAGGCTCTTTCAAGTTTAGAGTTTGAAAGTCCTCTATTTAAAGAAATTGAGATTTTGAATAAGGAAACGGGAGTTCCTTATGTATTTATAAATAACGAAAAGTATAATAATTTAACATTTCAAATTAGCCTTTCTCACTGCAAAAGTAACGCAATAGCATTTGTTGAGATTATGCTAAAAGATTAAAAACTTAAAAAGATTTACTTGTTTACATCTTATTCTCTTGGCATTTAAATTTACAATAGCTTTTTTCTAATTACTATCTAAAAACAGTGCCATATTCGTATATTTATATCCACTTAGTTAAATTTGGATAATATCAATATTGCGTTTCGAAATAAAAAACTTCAAAATTAGAATGCTTTTCGTGTCACAAGTTC belongs to Candidatus Gastranaerophilales bacterium and includes:
- the acpS gene encoding holo-ACP synthase: MALKNAVGVDIEEISRFVKYSEDKNSAFVKRVYSEAEIEYCYSKRLPAPHLAARFCAKEAVFKALSSLEFESPLFKEIEILNKETGVPYVFINNEKYNNLTFQISLSHCKSNAIAFVEIMLKD